In Grus americana isolate bGruAme1 chromosome 36, bGruAme1.mat, whole genome shotgun sequence, a genomic segment contains:
- the LOC129198841 gene encoding lutropin subunit beta-like, whose translation MGGVRVLVLVTLMGTPMALGTPVAVGNPMVVGNPMVVGGPVRPPCRPINVTVAVEKDECPQCLAVTTTACGGYCRTREPVYRSPLGAPAQSACTYFGVRYERWVLRGCPPGTDPSVTVPVALGCHCGRCPMATADCTVAGLGPAFCGAPGGFGGQ comes from the exons ATGGGGGGAGTGCGG GTGCTGGTCCTGGTGACACTGATGGGCACCCCCATGGCCTTGGGGACCCCCGTAGCTGTGGGGAACCCCATGGTTGTGGGGAACCCCATGGTTGTGGGGGGTCCTGTCCGCCCCCCGTGTCGTCCCATCAACGTGACAGTGGCCGTGGAGAAGGACGAGTGTCCCCAATGCCTGGCAGTGACCACCACGGCTTGTGGGGGGTACTGCCGCACCCGG gaGCCGGTGTACCGCAGCCCCCTGGGTGCCCCGGCTCAGTCAGCCTGTACCTATTTTGGGGTGCGCTACGAGCGGTGGGTGCTGAGGGGCTGCCCCCCCGGCACCGACCCCAGCGTCACCGTCCCGGTGGCCCTCGGCTGCCACTGCGGCCGCTGCCCCATGGCCACGGCTGACTGCACTGTTGCCGGGTTGGGCCCTGCCTTCTGCGGAGCcccgggggg
- the LOC129198798 gene encoding mucin-3A-like: MATGTPITSMTSAMVMRNPSNIIAMATRTPITIITLMIAMAMRNTTTTTITTMRVTMATRTPITIVITMTPPAITMAMRKTPATIIPMTMMKAKPCTPIAIAMRTPTITMVMKDITMVTTPMTMGTPQAQRRRRRMVTGTPLRRMKGARRKRRKRRMRLKGNTSLAPSAVTAPSASTASSAPAVPVPRVTLVTTVPTARAASSATCVPSCVTPPASPGASWMSFRGLYSSRLQASLRHRRLEWIWGGLGAPPHTHFADTHTPQLISPLPNLGGGGGLEIKGLKYWWWDASSITSGHLERGGGVCES; this comes from the exons ATGGCGACGGGGACCCCCATCACCAGCATGACGAGTGCCATGGTAATGAGGAACCCCAGCAACATCATCGCCATGGCAACGAGGACCCCCATCACCATCATCACCTTGATGATCGCCATGGCGATGAGgaataccaccaccaccaccatcaccaccatgAGAGTCACCATGGCAACGAGGACCCCCATCACCATCGTCATCACCATGACCCCCCCAGCCATCACCATGGCGATGAGGAAGACCCCAGCAACCATCATCCCCATGACAATGATGAAGGCCAAGCCCTGTACCCCTATCGCCATAGCAATGAGGACCCCCACTATCACCATGGTTATGAAGGACATCACCATGGTGACGACCCCCATGACCATGGGGACCCCCCAAgctcagaggaggaggaggaggatggtgacGGGGACACCTCTGAGGAGGATGAAG GGAgcgaggaggaagaggaggaagaggaggatgaggctGAAGGGCAATaccagcctggctccatctgcCGTTACTGCACCTTCTGCAAG CACTGCCAGCTCTGCACCCGCTGTCCCTGTGCCGAGGGTGACACTGGTGACCACTGTCCCCACTGCCAG ggctgccagTTCTGCTAcctgtgtcccctcctgtgTGACACCGCCTGCCAGCCCG GGAGCCTCGTGGATGAGCTTTCGGGGGCTTTACTCCA GTCGCTTGCAAGCTTCTTTGAGGCACCGGAGGCTTGAGTGGATTTGGGGGGGCCTAGGggcccccccacacacacattttgctgatacacacaccccccagctGATATCCCCTCTCCccaatttggggggggggggggggctggaaaTAAAAGGCCTGAAATACTGGtggtgggat GCTTCATCCATCACTTCAGGGCACctggaaaggggagggggcgTGTGTGAAAGCTGA